From the genome of Thioclava nitratireducens:
TGAAAGTTGAAATTCGCGAAACCTTCAGGGCAGACCATGTCGCTGAGCCTGCTCGCGCCGCCGATCGTCCCCACGTGGCAGACCGGCAGGTGGTAGCTCTCCATGAAGTTCTCGGCGAGAATCTTCCAGTTGGTGTTCCAGCGATGCTCCTCGCGGAACGTCTCGCGATAGCTCGCCATATCAAGGTAGCCGACAAGATCGTCCACCTCGGAATAGATCTCCTGGGGCTCCGCCAGATCAGGATCGAGGGTCAGCATGATCCAGCCCTTCCAATCGACGCAGCGGACCGAGGGCAAGCCCGAACTTTCCTTGCAGAAAGAGTCGTTCATCTCCATTGCCGGAGCGCCGCGGAGAGATCCGTCGAGCGAATAGGTCCAGGCGTGATAGGGGCAAGTGATGACTCGCACGGTGCCGCGACCTTGCAGCAGCGTCGACATCCGGTGGCGACAGACATTCGACACCGCTCGCAGCGCTCCCTTGGCGTCGCGCAGCACGATGATCGGCTCGCCGGCAACCTCGGTCGTCAAGTAGGCGCCCGGTCCGTCGAGCGATTCAGCGCGCCCGACGCAGACCCAGCTCTTCGCGAAGATCCGCTCCTCTTCGACGGCGAGAAACTCCTTTGAGGTGTAGACGGAGCTTGGCATTGCAAAGGCGCGCTCGAACGGGACCGCCACATTGGCGGCGAGTTCGGCGACAGGATCGATCCGAGGGATGGTGACGGGAGTGTTCTCGTTCATCGCGGGCTCCATATCTGGCCCGGAGATGTTCGTTCCGGACCTCTTCTGAATGCCGCCGCTCCTGCTTCGTTGAAAGAAATTTTTCTATTAGTATGGCTTAGGCTCGGACTAACCGACTGACCCAAGGTCAAACCGCGCGACGAGCGGAGTTCACGCGCGCAGCAGCGCCTCCACGTTCCGCAAGAGGTCTGCAGACACACCTTCAATAGGACAGATAAGCGCGCAAAATTCGTATGCAGCTCTCGAGTTCGGAGATCGCAATCGATTCGTCGGGTTGATGACCGTCGCGCATGTCGCCTGGCCCCCAGACGATCGTGGCAAGGCCGAGTGTTGCGAAAAATCCCGCTTCCGTGCCGAATGCGACGGTGCCGGCGTCCGGCTGCGCAAGGCTAGACGCAAAAGCGCGGATTGCCGGGTGCTCTGCGTTGCTGCAAAGACCCGGGTAGCTCCCTGTCTGCGTGATCGTCACATTGCGGGGCACATCGAGGCCCCTCATTATAGAATCGGGCGTCTCGGCCGCGAGGTGGCGGATCTCGAACAGAAGCTCGGCGCGGTCCGGAACGATGTTCAACGCGCTCCCGCCACGCAAGACCCCGGCATGAATTGTTGAGAACGGAGGGTCATAACGTCCGTCCCGCGCGCCCTCCTCCATAAGTGTGGACTGCCGCTCCCGGATCGCCTGCAAGAGGTCGGCAGCCGGGTGCAGCGCGTTCCGAAACCGCGGCGCCATCGCCGAGTGCCCGGCCTCGCCAGTCGCGACAGCACGGTAGCTTGCCTTGCCCTTGTGTCCGGTCACGATCTTCAGCGAAGTCGGCTCTCCAACAAGACAGAGGTCAGGCCGTCCCAGCGTAGGGATTACCGTATCGATCATCTCGGCTATGCCGCGGCAACCGATCTCCTCATCCCAGCTGAGCGCGAGGCTCAGAGGCATGCTCTGGGCTTCGACCTTCAGTGATTGCGCGACGGCCAGAACGCAGGCAAGAAAGCCTTTCATGTCGGTTGTGCCGCGCCCAAAATATCGGCCATCGCGCTCGAAGAGGCCAAAGGCATCTCGCGACCACGCCTGCCCAGCGACCGGCACGACATCGGAGTGTGCAGAGCAGAGCAAGCCGCCGTCTCCTTCCCCGCGCTTTGCAAGTAGACCCGCCTTCAGGCCATCGGCGGACACGAGCCGCCATGTCGCGAAACCGTGCAACTGCAGGAAGTCTTCGACCCAATCGACTAATGCGCCGTTGGGCCCGTCCGTGACCGTTGGAAAACCGACGAGCGCTGCGAGGATGTCTTTGGTGGAGAGTTCCATGGTTTACCTCGTTGCAGCCGCAAAACTGAATTCGCTCGCATCGCTCAAATTTTCACGGACATGCTCAATGAAAGCGGCGACCGTACGTGAGGTTTCCGCTCCCCGGCTCGTCAGAATGCCCATCTTGAGCAACCGAGGCGCGCCCGAGATCGGCACGAAACGCAGCGTGCCGCCGTCGGGAGCTTGGTCTGTGATCGGCCGGATATTGGCGATGGAATAACCGAAGTTATTCGCCACCAGTGAGCGCATCACCGCGATATCACGCGTCCGCTCCACGACGCGCGGGCGCTGTCCCGTGGCACCGAAGAGCGACAGGAAATAGTCGGTGCTCACCGGTAGATCGAGCAGGATCATTGGCAGGTCGACAAGTTCCGAGGGCGCCACTTCGCGCAGCCCAGCCAGAGGATGATCCTGCGCGAAATGTGCAACGGGCGGCAGGTCGATCAATGGCTGGAAATCGAGATCGGGGGGAATGTCGAGATCGTAGGTTATCGCCACATCCAACCTCGCATCCCGCAGCTGCTCAAAAATCTCAGATTGATCGCGTTCGAACTGGTGGAAGACGACCTCGGGATAGGTGTCGATGAAACTGCGGCGCAGTTTCGGTAGCACGATCTGCGCGAAGGTGATCAGACAGCCCACATGCAGGTCGCCTCGCACTGTGCCGGCCAAGGCGCTCGCCAGATCGCCGAGCGCCTCCGCCCGTGCGACGGCCTCCCGCGCCCCCTCTAGGAACCGACGCCCCACTTGCGATACGGTCAGGCCATGGGCATGACGCCGATTGAAGAGCGTCAAGCCGACCTCTGCCTCGAGCTGGCCAATGGCAGCGGAAATCGTGGGCGAAGAGACGTTCAGCTTCTGGGCCGCGAGCGTAATGGAACCACAATCGCAGACAGCGATAAAGTATTCGAGCTGGCGGAGCGTGATCCGCAACGGCATCAGTCGTCGCCCGGAACGCCATAGGACGGTGCTGCGCCTGGGTTCAACGCGCGGGTCACGTAATCGTCGGCCTGCGGACGGTAGCGCGCCCAAAGATCGGACAACGCGGTGATCGGACAGCCCTCGTCGAGCCAGTCGACCCGCAGATCGGCATAGGGCCAGCTTTGCCGGTCAACGATCAACAGCCCCGCGGAATGCACTGGCCCGGCTTCGCCGCCGGCTTTGAGACCCGCCTTCATCGCCGCGATCAGGCGATCCCCGAAAGGACCGTCCGCCGCTTCGAAGGCCGCCACCATCTTCGCCGGGATACCATCCCCCGCCAGCATGTTGCCCCCTGCGGCGCAGTCGCGGCCCTCGGCGGAGGCCCATATCCCGAGGGCCTTCGGACCCGAATGAACCGATGTCGCGCCGCGCGCGTCAATTGCGAGAAGCTGGCGATAATCGGGATGATCGTCGCCGTCGCGTGCCGCGGCCACGGCATCCGCTGCGCCCTCGCCCGCTGCCATCCGGTCCAGCATGATTTTCCCCAGCTCGGGATTGGTCACGTTTTGCGACGAGACCGCGCCGACGTCGGCCCGCGCCCGCGCGCAGCGCGCTGCGACCGCCGGTGAAGACGAGGATATTGCAACGCCGAGCTGGCCGCTTTGCGCACATCTGGCTACGATAGAAAAGGTCATGCGTGCTCCGTTTCGCTGCAGAAATCGGGTCTAGTCGGGAATTACGGCTGTTGCGTCAATTTCCACCAGCCACTCGGGTCGCGCAAGAGCGACCACGACCAGACCGGTGCAAACAGGATGCACACCGCCGATGTATTCGCCCATTGTCCGGTAGACGGCCTCGCGGTGGCGCACGTCGGTAAGGTAGACGACAAGTTTGGTCAGATGCGCCATCTCGCCTCCTGCCTCTTCGATGAGCTGGCGGATGTTCTGCATGACCTTGTGGGTCTGCTCGACCGGGTCGTGGCTATCGATATTCTTCGCGGTGTCGAGGTCTTGCGGACACTGCCCTCGTAGGAAGATCATCTGCCCACGCGCCACGACGGCCTGCGCGAGATCATTGTCGAGGTTCTGTTCGGGGTAAGTGTCCTTCGTGTTGAAGGCGCGAATTCGGGTATGAGCCATGATGTTTCCCTGTTCGGATCAAGCGGGGCGGGAAGCGGCGCGGGCCGCTGCGGGATCGGGACGATAAGCACGGTAGCTGGCCTGGATCTCGATGTGATCTGCGAGGTATTTCGCATCATGCCAGACGCCCCAGATGAAGCTGGAGCCGCGCCCTGAAAGCCATGGTAGGCCGAGGAAATAAACCCCCGATGCGCGCGACACGCCGCGCTGATGCGCGGGCCGTCCCGCCTCGTCAAAGGCATCGACCGCCATCCAGCCGTAGTCGTTAGCGAAGCCGGTCGCCCAGATGATAGTGGAAATGCCAGCTGCGCGAATGTCGAGCGTCTGCAGCGGATCGGTCACGCAGTCCGGCATCGCGGCAAGCGCCCGGGCCGATGGCTCGGGAGGCAGGTCGAGTCCGTTGCGGGTCACATAGGCGTCTGCCTCGTCGAGGAGCGCGAGGTAGTTCTCGTCTCCAAGGCGGACGTTGCGTTCGAGGTCAGGGGCAAAGGACAGCACGCCATTGGCACAAGTCTCGGTGCGTCCGAGAAGGGTGATGCCGTCTTGGGCAAGCCTGCGGAAATCGACCGTCTGGCCCCCGTTCGCCCCGCTGACCGCGATGGTGACGTGCTCGGCACCAGGGGCGCTCGCTTGCCGGTCCCACTTCCCGAGCACGCCCAGCCACCAGACGAAGTCGCGGCCACGATAGCTGCGCGGCGGCCGGTCATGCGGTCCGACCGAAAGGAAGACGCGGCGCCCTGCCCGCACCAGCTCATCCGCGATCTGCGCTCCGGAAGATCCCGCGCCAACAACGAGCACCGCTCCCTTCTGCAGAGCATCCGGATTTCGGTAATCGCTGGAATGTATCTGGTTAAGCCAATCGGCTTCTGGGACAATCGGAGGGATCACTGGTGTCTGGAAGGCACCGGTCGCAACGACGACGGTTTGCGCCTCGATCGCTCCTTCCGACGTGTCCGCGCGATACCCCGGACGCCCGTCCAGCGGCGCGAGCGCCGTCACCTCGACGCCGCTCCGTATCTGACCCGCAAAGCGTTCAGCATAGGCCTCGAAATAAGCGGCCACATCCTCTTTTCCGACGAATGCGTCAGGAGAGTGGCCCTCGAATTCCATATTCGGAAAGCGATCATGCCAGGCCGGTCCGTTCGCGACGAGCGAGTCCCAACGGCGCGTGCGCCAGGACTCGGCGATGCGCGCCCGCTCGAGGACGATATGTGCGATCCGCCGGCGCGTCAGATGCTCACTCATGGCGATCCCGGCCTGCCCCGCACCAATGACGAGCGTATTGATGTTATCAATCTTCATCAGCGCAGTCCCCAGCGGTTTGTTTCGTTGCCCGAAAGTGGCACGAGGGCCCTCGTCCCGTACCTTCTCGGTATAACCGGGGCAGGTTAACTAAAATAAAGATTTTCGGTAGTATTGATTAGGGAGCGCCTAAGCTAGGCTACCATTCACCGCGAAGGGAGCATCGCTCTGTGCGAGCCTTATCCTTTCAGCCCAGTATTCTGTGGTCAGCTCGGAAAATCTGAGCACCGGCCCAGTTCCTTCAATCCGAGTTGCCTCGATGCTTTAGGTCTCCCAATCCGGCCTGTTGCGGAAAGGCGGATGGCGTCCGGGACGTGACTGACTTGACACGAAGATCATTGCGCGATCGCGGCCGAACCTATAACAAGTATTTCTGATGCTTGTTTGTTGGAGGCACCATATGCGCCTGACCAGTTTCACAGATTTCGGACTCCGAGCGCTGATGCGGATGGCCAGCGGGCCGGAGCGTGCCTTCTCGACAGCCGAGATCGCCGATGAATTCGGTATCTCTCGCCACCACCTGAATAAAGTCATTCAGCGCCTGGCCCGGCACGGCTTCGTGACCACGCGGCGCGGGACCGGTGGCGGCGCAATGCTCGGCCGTCCCGCCCACGAGATTGTTCTTGGAGACCTCGTGCGGCTTCTCGAGCAGGACCAGGCCATTGTCGAATGTTTTTTGCCTGACGGCGCGTGCTGCATTACCCCCGTCTGCGGCTTGAAGGGCAGACTCCGCGCCGCAGAGACCGCGTTTTTGGCAGAACTCGATCGTTCGACGCTGGCAGACATCGCCTTGCCGGCCACTGTTTCATCTGCGGTCTGAAAGGAGATAGCGATGCGTAACGTGTCTTTCACCACTGAGGGTTTTACTGTCGACGCAGAACTCGTTGGACGCGCTTTCGGCCTCCCACCAGCCGATGTTCTCGCGAAACTCCGCGACGGCGAGGTCACAAGCAGATGCGAGGCCGGTGTCGACGACGATGCCGGCCGATGGCGGCTGACCTTCTACTTTGGCGGTCGCGCTCTACGCCTCGTTGTCGATAAGAACGGCACGATCCTGTCACGCGGCACCTTTCCCTCACACGCACCCGTTGCGGCTCCGCGCGACCTCGCAACGACACATTCGAAGTCCTGACCAGCAATTTCCCGCGGGAAAGAAGCACGACGATCTGCCCCTCCCTCCCCCGCAAGCTCCGCTTCTTGTTGCCGGCGGCGAGTTGTCTAGCGTGACACCCTGCTGAAGGCGCGCTCCGCCATCAGACGCGCCTTGTTCAGGACGCGCGCGAATAGCGCACCCCCTCGGGCACGTGCTGATCGAAAACCGAAGCGATTATCCGTGTTAACGGGCGACCTTCCGGTGCAATGGCGATACGCTTTCCCGTCAGCCTTGCGAATGGCGCGAAGCGCGTGGCCATTTCCGTCAGGCACGGTAGCAGCTTCTGGGCATCGGTGCCGAACTCCTGGCTCAAATCGTCAAGATCCACTGCGAACCGACACATCAACTCCTCGATCGCCCGAGCGCGCAACTGGTCTTCGGGGCTTAACTGGTAGCCACGAGCGCCCGGAAAAACACCGGTTGCAATCCGCTGCTGATAAGCCGCGGTTGCGGGCGCATTCTGGATATAACCTTCCGAAAAGCGCGAAATCGACGATGCCCCAAGCCCTATGAGAGTGCTGCATGTGTCGGTCGTGTATCCTTGGAAATTGCGACGCAGCCGTCCGGCTTCGAGCGCCGCCGTCAGAGTGTCGCCGGGGTGCGCGAAATGGTCGATGCCGATAGCTGTGAGGCCAGCCGCGACAAACAGTTCTCCGGCGCGCGTGGCGAGGTGGTAGCGCGCCAGATCGTCCGGCAGCGCGTCTTCGTCGATCAGCTTTTGCCGTTTTGAAACCCAAGGCACATGCGCGTAACCAAAGAGCGCAACGCGGTCCGGCGTAAAGGTGAGAACCTTTTCGATCGTATCTTCGATGCGTGCGAGGCTCTGGTGCGGGAGGCCATAGACCAGATCGGTGTTGAGAGAGGCGATGCCGGCTGCACGCAAGTCTTCGACGCACGCGCGTGTGGTTTCGAACGGTTGCAGGCGACCGATGGCTTTTTGGACTTCGGGATCGAAATCCTGAATGCCGATCGACGCGCGGTTCATGCCCTCGGAGGCGAGAGCTTCGATCTTCGCGCGATCGACCATGGTCGGGTCAATCTCCACCGAGAACTCGAACTCCTGAGCTGGTGGAAACACACGGCGTATCGATGCCGAGAGACGATGAATCAATTCCGGCGGCAGGATGGTAGGCGTTCCGCCACCCCAGTGAAGGCGGCCCATTTTCAGGCCGTTCGGTATGATGGCGCGCACCATTTCGAGCTCTGCCTCAAGCGCCTCGATATAGCTTTCCACCGGGCCAAGGGTTCTCGTGCCTTGTGTGTGACAGGCGCAGAACCAGCAAAGACGCTCGCAAAACGGGATGTGCATGTAGACTGACACAGGCTCGCTCGGGTCCAACCGTTCAAGCGCATGGCGTTGAAAGGACGCGCCTGTGTCGGGCGCAAAGGCCGCCGCAGTCGGGTAGGACGTGTAACGCGGCACGCGCGCATCGAAGAGGCCAAGGGCCCGAAGTGTTTCTGTGTGTTCCATGCCCTCTTATCAGACAGACAGAAGCGGGCTTCTTTGCTGTGGCTCAAACTAAATTTGCGACGACGCAGCCGGTGGCCGCACAGGTCCCCTCGTTCGACCGTGAAATTGACAGAAGGGCATCGAGTCATCTTGTGTGCGGTAATTGGTATTTACAATGCGCATTCAAATAGTGCAGGGAGAGATCATGGCGACGAAGGTTGAAGCCGATTGAGTCGTGACGGGCCGAAGGCTCTTGCAAAGGTCTTGCTGAATGACGGATCAAACCCGAACTGCATTGGACGATTTGCCCGGCGATCTTTTGATGTGGGTTCTCATTATCAGCGAATTGCTGGTTTTCGGGGCGGGGTTGATCGTTTTCTTGTCGGTGCGGATCACGGATCCGACGGGCTTTGCCGAGGCGCAGAATGCGCTGGACCGGACTGCCGCTGCGACCAACACGATTATCTTGCTGACGAGCGGCTTTTTCGCTGCCCTGGCGTTGAATCTAAGGCAATCGCGCAGGCGTGGCGGCGCACGCGTTTCTCTTGTGTGTGCCGCTTTGCTCGGCGCGGCATTTCTCTGGATCAAGGGCGCCGAATTCGCGTCCAAGGCGGCGCAAGGCATTGTCTGGGACACGCATCCTTTCTTCAATTTCTACTTCCTGCTGACCGGATTTCACGCCGCGCATGTCGCAGCCGGCGTCATCCTGCTGCTGCTGGTGGCGTGGCGCGATCATGTGGGAAATATCGAGGATGCGACCGCGTTCTGGCACATGGTCGATCTGATCTGGGTGCTGCTCTTTCCAGTGGTCTATCTCCTGCAATGACACGCCGGTCCCTCTATATCGCGCTTGGCACGCTTGTTCTCCTCACCCTTGGCTCGTCCTTGCTTTCATTCTCGGGGGTCTGGGCCAAGTGGCCAGTGGCGGCAGCGGTGGTCGTGATGGCACTTGCCTGGCAAAAGGCGCGGATCATCCTCGGAAAATATCTGGGATTGGTGCAGGCGCCCGCTTGGCAGCGCGGCTTCGATGTGGCGCTGACAGGCGTGTGCCTCCTGTTGCTGGCGCTCTATCTCGCGCCACTGGGGCTATAGGGAACCCGCTGGTCTGTTCGGTAACGACTATCGAGCCTGCATATGCAACGCTCGCTTGATGCGCTCTGCTCCTCGAACAACCTGATGTGAGCCGGTCCGAATGGACAACCCCCGTTGCGCGAATTTCGCGACGAGAGGTGCGGGCATCAGGCCGTCGCTGCCATGGCGATCCGACGATACCCAGCTTCGCCGTGATAGAAGCCGTTACTTAATCCTACCTCCCCGCAAAGGGTGGCTAGGCGCGCAAGTAATTCAAATACCCATTGTAAGCCACGACAATTCGCCCCACCTCTTCCGCCGATGACGGCCTGCGCGTGTTGATGCGCCTCGCAGGGAGCCCGGACCAGACCGTCGCCAGGGACGAGGTGCTAAAGGGTTTCGTGTCTTCTGGCTACGGTCCGAAAACGTAACCCCTGCACCCTCTTGGGCATCAAGGATTCAGCCAAAGGCGGGCGGTCGGGAAGACCAGATTCGCGGACGCTTGCCATCCGGATCGAAATGCTCCGCCCGTAATTTGCGAGATTGCGAAGTTCATGGGCATCCTACACTCACCGCAATAGGTATTTACAATGCTTATTTTGCGGAGATAGCATGAGCCTCAAGTTCAAATTCTCGGGGGTTCCCATGTCACCTGCTGATCTACAGATCATATCCGCGCGCCCCGAAACGACCGCTGCGATTATGGCGCAAACGGGTTTGGACGAGGATAAACTGACCCGGTTGGTGCATCGCTTCTACGACAAGGTGCGTGCTGACGCGGTTCCCGGGCCGATCTTCGCCTCCAGGATTTCGGACTGGGGGCCGCATTTGCAGCGGATGGTGGAGTTCTGGTCCTCGGTCGCACTCATGACCGGTCGTTTTCACGGCGCCCCGATGCAGGCCATGCGTCCTTGCCAGTGGAATGGGATCATTTCGAACGCTGGCTGATGCTGTTCCGCGAGACCGCGACAGAGACCTGTCCCCGGGAGGGGGCCGCCCATGTCATCGAACGCGCCGAGCGGATAGCGCGCTCGCTGCATATGGCGGTCGAGAGCGCCACGCCTCGAACCGTCCCCTCTTTGCTCTGACCAAAGGATACCAACATGACGAGACCGCTACCCCCCACAAGATTCTGCCAGCCTCACCCGCTACATCGAGGCAGAGTATCACGCCAAGCATCGCTCTCAATTGCCTGAACTGGCGACGCTCTCGGAAAAGGTGGAAACCGTTCATGCCGGGCAGGCAGATGTCCCTGCCGGGCTGTCCGTGCTACTGCACCGGATGATCGGCGAGCTCGAAGTCCACATGAAGAAGGAGGAGCTGGTTCTGTTTCCCGCCATCCGCAACGCGGCACCGAGGCTGGACGGGCCGATCGCTACGATGCGCGCGGATCACGACGACCATGAGGCGGAGGTCGAACAGATCCGGCAATTGACAAACGATCTGACATTGCCGGACGGTGCATGCCAAAGCTGGACGCGGCTCTATGCCGGGGTCGGTGAATTTCTTGAAGACCTAGCAGCCCATATCCGGCTGGAAAACGACGTGTTATTCCCGCAATTCGAAACCCAAGGCGCAGGCCATGTCTGAGATGCATCGTCCCAACCCGACCAAGAATCTCGTGGAGCGGCGTCATGCCTTGGCGCCGAAGACTGAGGACGCCTTCCGCGCATTTTCGAAAACGGTGTTCACTGAAGGGGCGCTCGATGCGCGCAGCAAGCAGCTTATCGCCGTGGCCGTCGCGCACGTAACGCAGTGCCCATGGTGCATCGAGAGCCATGTCAAAGCCGCCCGGCGTGCGGGCGCCTCGGACGAACAGGTCATGGAAGCGATTTGGGTCGCCGCGGAAATGCGCGCCGGCGCCTCTTGGACCCATGCTCTGAAAGCAGTTGAGATGATCGGCGACACGGACAAGCCGGACAGCTGATGCCGTCAGCAAGCCCCCCCACCTCCGAAGCTCCTGGCGAGCTTATCCGCGTCAAGCGGATCTATCGCGCGGCACGCGTGTCAGATGGCAAGCGGATATTGGTCGATCGTCTCTGGCCGCGCGGCATGGCGAAGGACCGCGCCAGACTGTTTCACTGGTGCAAGGAGACCGCGCCGAGCGACGAATTGCGGCGCTGGTTCCACGAGCACCCTGATAGGTGGCAGGAGTTCACCACGCGTTATGAGGCGGAACTTGCCGCTCATGACGATTTGGTCCGCGAGCTCGCCGGATATGCACGCGAGAACGTCGTTACGCTACTTTATGCTTCAAAGGACGAGGCACATAATAACGCCGTCGTGTTACGCGATTACCTGCGCCAATGGTTATAGAACGGGAGGAGCAAGCATGACGGACCAGCCAATAAACCCGCTGCACACACCGCTTTGCGACCTGCTGGGGTGCGCCCAGCCAGTTCTGCTGGCCGGGATGGGCGGCGTTTCCCGCTGGGAACTGGCCGCCGCCGTGGCCAATGCGGGCGGTTACGGGATTTTGGGCATGGTGCGCGAAGACCCAGCCCTGATCGCCGCAGAGGTTACTGCGCTGCGGGACGCGACTGACCGACCTTTTGCCGTCAACTTGATCCCCGCGGCGACCGAACCAGCGCTGCTCGATGCGCAGATCGCCTGCTGTCTCGATCTTGGCGTGCCGGCCTTCAGCTTTTTCTGGGACGTGATGCCTGACGTGGTGGCCCGCGTGAAACGTGCCGGTTGCCTTGTTCTGCATCAGGTCGGCACGGTCGAGGCCGCGCGGATCGCCGAAGAGGCCGGAGCGGATGTGATCATCGCGCAGGGCGTCGAGGCGGGCGGTCACGTGCATGGACGACACCCGGCTTTCGGGCTGGCCGAGCAAATCCTTGCGCAGACCGACCTGCCGGTCGTCGTCTCCGGAGGGATCGCAACGGGCGAGGGCCTCGCCGCCGCGTTGACCATCGGCGCCGATGGCGTGCAATGCGGCACGGCCTTTCTGGCGACCGAGGAATCCTTCGCTCATCCCTATCACAAATCCCGAATCACGGAGGCCACCGGCGACCACACGGTTCTGACCGATGTTTTCGTTCTGAATTGGCCCAAGGGCGCTGCGGTGCGGGTGATCGCCAATAGCGTGACCGAGAGCCTGGACGGACATTACCTCGGCCACGACCCTGACAGTCTTCCGCGCGAGGCCATCGCCCGCGACGGCGAGCAGCCGCGCCTGCGCTTCAGCACGGATTCGCCGCTGCGAACCACGACCGGCGACTTGGAGGCGATGGCACTCTATGCGGGTCAGGGTGTGGGTGCGCTCAACGATGTCCCCACGGCCGCCGCACGTCTGGACGGCATGGTCGCGCAGGCCCGTCATCTCTTGGAACACCCGTTTTGACGTGCTTTTAAGTCGAAGCCGTGAACGACGAATTTAAGAGCTCAGCTGCCAAGGTTGCTTTTGCTCACCACCTCGCTTTGCGCGCCGGTCAGAGAACTGGCGCGACTGCTTCCCGCGTGGATGGTCGTCTAACGATCAGTTATGGACCCTCGGTCGCGGCATGAAGCCTCTGACAGACATACTCGGTTCGATCGACCAAAGGGCGGACGAAACCTTGCCGGAAGGAGTTTTTTCGATCCCGCGAAAGCACTACGCAGCGAGCCCGAACGCGAGGTGACCGATCGGGAATGTTCCAGCAGGATACCGAACGCGAGCGACAGGCCGCTGGGAAAGGACAAGAGCGGAAATTGATCGCAGATCAAGGCGCCACAAGGCCAACCATCAAACTCTGGACCATCGGATCAACAAGCGCTTTGTTGCGATCCTCGCGGATCACGATCCACGCCGGCAATTCGAACACTGGCGCACCGGGCACCGGGAACAGGGCGCCGCTATCGATCTGGTGTTCGACCAGACGCCGGGGAAAATAGCCGCTGCCGCCATTGAGCTTGAGATATTGAAGGCCGAGCCAGGCGATGTTGGCCGAGAGTGCAGGACCGGGAAACTCCGGAAAGCCAGCGCGGAACTGATTGTCGAATTCCGGGCCCCACTCGACATGGATATAGCCGTCAGGCTGCATGCTAGCGGTCGGTTCGGTAGAGACGAGCACCAGCTGTTCAGTAAGCAATGGCAGGAGCTCGAGCATCGGACGGCGCTGCGGGGTGAACATGACTCCGATATCCATCCGCCCGTCGACCAGCGCCTGCATCAGTTCAGGCTCGAAGCCGATTTCGGAATGAAACGAAACCCGGGGATGGGACCGCTGGATATTGGCGAACCACTGCATCATCAGCCCTTCCCACAGGCCGAAGCGCGCCCCGATGACGACACGCGCGCGGAATTGTCCAGGCAGGCCGACGTCGTGCCGCGCGCGTTCGAGGGCTCGCACCATCTGCGCTGCATGCTTCAAGAACCGGCCACCGCCCGCAGTCAGTGCCGCGCCGGCCTTGTTGCGAGTGAAAAGCCTGGTGCCTAACTGATCTTCGAGTGCCCGGATACGGGCGCTCACGGTTGACTGGGTGACGTGAAGCCTTTCGGCGGCCGCTACGAAGCTGCCGGTATCAGCCACGGCAAGGAAAGTTCGGGCATGTTCAATGTTCATAGAGGCCCCATGCATCGTGTTTTCGAATATCATATCGCATTTATATTCGCTTCCCCAATATGATGAATCGCGCGACACTTGAACCCGCGCATCTCGCGGACAACCGGAAGATCACCGGCATATGAA
Proteins encoded in this window:
- a CDS encoding LysR family transcriptional regulator → MNIEHARTFLAVADTGSFVAAAERLHVTQSTVSARIRALEDQLGTRLFTRNKAGAALTAGGGRFLKHAAQMVRALERARHDVGLPGQFRARVVIGARFGLWEGLMMQWFANIQRSHPRVSFHSEIGFEPELMQALVDGRMDIGVMFTPQRRPMLELLPLLTEQLVLVSTEPTASMQPDGYIHVEWGPEFDNQFRAGFPEFPGPALSANIAWLGLQYLKLNGGSGYFPRRLVEHQIDSGALFPVPGAPVFELPAWIVIREDRNKALVDPMVQSLMVGLVAP